TAACCAGGCCCCTTTTACAATAGTTGCGGTTTGGTATTGAGCTAATTTAGAATTTAAAGTATTATTTGGTGAAATTCTTTTAACCATAGATTGGTATACAGAATCACTAAAAAAGATACTACCAACAGCCATAATCGGTACCACTATTGTAAAAATATTGGTAATATCTATATCGTATACTGGTGTATCAATTAGGATAAAAGCAACAACTGAGAATACTACTATACCCGCAATTAAAGCTCCATAAATAATTTGTAATGTTTTAAAAATACCGTTTTGTTGTGCACTGTTATCCATCTATCTGTTTTTTTGGCTTAAACCATTTGAATACTTTAAATAATAACCACAATATAATAATTACAAAAACTATGGCTAAAACTGGAGCCACAAAAGCTAAAACAGCCATAATTATTGAGGTACCTGATTCAACTGTTGACACTATGGGGTTCGCAATACCACCAGTGGTAGCTGTTGCTGTTAATCTTGCCGTACTTGTAGATGCTTTAATAGCAGTAGCCGTTCCTCCACCTGCAATAATAGCCAAAGACCATGTTATTATTGGGTCTAAATCGACCGCTGTTGATAACATTACTGCAGTACCTGCAACGGCTGCCAAAGGCACAGCAATAACATCTAATAAATTATCTAACCAAGGAATAAGGTAGGCACCAATTTCAACGACTGTTGCAATACCTAAAGTAATCATTGCCGCAGAACTGCCTATCCATTCCCAATTTTCATTTAAGGGAATAATCTGATAATAGGAAGCTAAACTCAACGCAAAAAGTGGTACAAATATTCTAAAACCCACCGAAGCAGCTAGGCCAATACCTAATAGAATACTAAAAATTGTTTCGGGCATTTACGTTTTATTATAACACAAAGATAGTTACAATTATTATTCCAACATAACATAGGGGATTTTTCCCCTTTTTGCTCTAGGGTTTTCCCCCAATTTGATTTCCGCTCTTTTCTATTAAGAGAACTTGCCTTACTTTTGAGTTCAAACAAAACGCTATGTCTCACTCTCGTCATAATTTCAATAATAACGAAGATTCAGAACCTTATGGTCCTCAATTTTGGGATAAAGTTGTAAAAGCCCTATTTATTGCCGGTGTATCTTTAATTCTACTAATGATTGCTTTAAAATGGTTTGGTCTTATAAATTAATTAGACCTACTTTGAAAACCCTTCTCGTTTAAATTTTTTAATCCCCTAATAAGTCAATAACTTTGTAACTTAAATAAGTTAGAAAAATGATTGGCGTTTCAAAACTCTTGATATCATAAAGTTTCAGCAAGCCTAACAATGCTTATAAACATTTAGCTTATGTATAATTAGAATATTATAAAACATTGAATCAATGAAAATATATACAAAAACAGGAGATAAAGGACAAACGTCACTTTATGGAGGCACCCGCGTACCTAAATATCATTTACGTATTGAAGCTTATGGCACTGTTGATGAATTAAATTCACATATTGGCTTATTAAAAGATCAAAAAATTACGGAACCTACAGCGAAAACATTACTAAAAGTTCAAAATGAACTGTTTACACTTGGTGCCATGTTAGCCACGCCTCCTGAAAAGGAAACTTTAAAAAATGGTAAGGAACGTTTAAATATTCCGAAAATCACAACGTCTGACATCGAATATTTGGAAAATGAAATAGATACAATGCAGCAAACATTGCCGCAAATGACCCATTTTGTATTGCCAGGTGGTCACCAAACTGTGTCATTTTGTCATATTGCTAGATGTATTTGTCGTCGTGCTGAGCGTTTATCGGTGCAGCTCAATGAAAATGACCCTATTAATGATCATATAATCATGTATCTAAATAGACTATCAGACTATCTTTTTGTATTGGCACGGAAGTTGACTTATGATAATCATGTTGAGGAGATACCTTGGCTACCTAGTAAAAATTAGTTTAGAATCCCTATTTGGATTTCTAGTAAAAAAAATAGCAACATCAACCTATATTAATTATTAAAACCAATTAAGTTGATGATAATTTATAGAGATTAAAGAACGTTCTTTTATAATTTGAAAAATAATACATAAAAAACTTGCTTTTGTGCTTAAAAAAATTACTTTTGCAAAATATTAAAATTATATTACAATTATGTATTGGACTTTAGAATTGGCATCTTACTTAAGTGATGC
The nucleotide sequence above comes from Aureibaculum algae. Encoded proteins:
- a CDS encoding DUF4126 domain-containing protein; the protein is MPETIFSILLGIGLAASVGFRIFVPLFALSLASYYQIIPLNENWEWIGSSAAMITLGIATVVEIGAYLIPWLDNLLDVIAVPLAAVAGTAVMLSTAVDLDPIITWSLAIIAGGGTATAIKASTSTARLTATATTGGIANPIVSTVESGTSIIMAVLAFVAPVLAIVFVIIILWLLFKVFKWFKPKKQIDG
- a CDS encoding cob(I)yrinic acid a,c-diamide adenosyltransferase produces the protein MKIYTKTGDKGQTSLYGGTRVPKYHLRIEAYGTVDELNSHIGLLKDQKITEPTAKTLLKVQNELFTLGAMLATPPEKETLKNGKERLNIPKITTSDIEYLENEIDTMQQTLPQMTHFVLPGGHQTVSFCHIARCICRRAERLSVQLNENDPINDHIIMYLNRLSDYLFVLARKLTYDNHVEEIPWLPSKN